The following is a genomic window from Mya arenaria isolate MELC-2E11 chromosome 4, ASM2691426v1.
GATCATCACTTCGTTAAGTAGTACCATGGTTTGGAGAAGAAAAGCCGAAATTGGCCTTTTGTCAACGAAAAAGCAGGTAGATAATACATTGTTCATTTTAATCCCTATATTAGAGTACTTTAAAGTTGAAAATACTTTCCCAACAGAATTGAGCCTTAGATTTTTAAGAGTATTTAGAAGTGTTAGCCTTTTGGTTGTTGTTAGATACATGTAGAGAaataaccttggccataactcaacaaCTGTTGATATTGATCAAACATTACTTTGCATGTTGCCAGAGGATGTATGTATATGTGAACTTTCATAAGTATGTAATttctatattacatttaaattgtccaacattattaaaaatataaagattgtTTAACTAGTCAAGTAACTCACCACATTGTCAAAACACTTGCATGATATCTTGATCTTTATATTAGCTTGTTTTTGTGATGTCAAAATATGACTGAATAAGACATGATTCTATCAATCCATACTTTCAGCAAACAACCCTGGCTTTGTACAGTGTAGGTTTGCTGCATCAGATATGGTGTAGTTTACCTTGATGAAAACCAGAGCAGTTGTTTAACCTGAACTCCTTTCCAAAATCTCCATCATGGGGATGGATCTTGAATGGCAGTGGTATAAACATGCCAAGATCAGATAATACagtatatttgatattgataaaGACAGACTGCCCTAGACAGTCTCAACGAAAGCATTGAACAAACTGTATAACCTGTAAATTAACTTTTTTGAGCTGTTTGTTTGGACTAATGTTTGTCATTCAGGAATaagtaataacattatttctcaGTCTAAGAAAACAGTAGGAATTTGAAACTGATATGTAACTGTGACTATAAAAACAAACCTCTTAGTGGTTTGGCCAGGTTTAGTAAGAAAGGGAGCCACAGAAAAGAGACAGGTTTTCATGTGTCAAAACGGCACCCTTCATTTATTGTgaagaattttaacattttgaatgggacagaaaatgttatgtataatgtttaattgaaatactaTTAGGTTTCAAGTTTGTAAAGCCTGTGTGTATTAATATTCGTGTTAATATTAagttaatatcaaaacaaaataaatatttgactgtcttaagcttttaattttatgaagGCAGGAGGTTGCCAATATTGCTCCTCATGACTGGTGCTTCCAAAAATGAACAGGGAGCAGCAACCTTCCATACACTAGCTAAAACCCTTATAccctttttatcaaattacagtAACATTTGACTATTAGCAAATGATGCAGTGATAATTGTCTTATGCTTTTATCATCagtttttattgtcatcaaGTTTTCTTCTAGAAttgatttgtacatgtatgtattttaatgaaaatggaaACTTGCGGTTGCCATGGCAcacttttatgttttatattgaattgcattgcattgtggttgtcatggtaacattttgattgccatttaaaactttataatgattttacaataattttgtCACCAGTTCagtaatatgttattttgtgtatgaaatataactccaaattatataaaacatgaaaaaggcatgttttgttttacttctatatctttacaataataaaaatgccaCTTTTCACACTTTCAACGAAAGATTCATCGACCCATGTGCTTTTTTAAATCATCATAACAAcaaaatttaagattttaacCTTAAATTTTCGCCAAAATGTTTCTAATTATATACTCTATAAATAACTACCCAAAACtgcaaatgtcatttttgtacCCCCTTTTTACAGGCATTGACACATATAATGCTAATCCATTCCGCATGCTTGTTAACAATTTAATAGGAAATAAACGCAAATTATACAGTACAGACAGACAGGagtatttatttcaactgtTTCGTCGTCTTTAcacaataaatacattgttcgtaaaaaatgaaatgttcatacaatatgttaaaaaaacaacaatggatgtgtttcaaataattgtttttggaTATTATTAGCTAATGTTGGTAGAACATTAAACATCATGATGAAGATGTGTTTTACCTTTTAACGCACACGTTACAAATCATATATGTGATATTATTTTGCAGTTTATTCGTGGGGATAATAAAGCGTCattcaaaaacagaaaacattGTAAGACTGTCATAAGACATTTAAACTATACGAGTTCAAGTTTCACGATttccttttaaagctgcactctcacagatataccatttttacaactttttactttttttgtcttggaaagagcaaatttttgcgtaaatatcaaccaatgatataagattgctgacaaaaaatcagattttagattttcatatatccgttcgaaaattaatgttttatggcttaaaccgttactaacggtttaggaaaaatgcataaatcatcaacttttgaacttaaatataataatctgcgatctaatttttgtcagcaatcttatataactgctttccatggaattttgcaaaaattggctcgttccaagacaaacaattaaaaagttgtaaaaaccttcaatctgtgagagtgcagctttaaaactaaaataatatatcagGTGAAATAAGAGTGTGGACGTAAATTAAgttgtaaactttaacaaagttctggaCAATCAGACCCCGACGTGTTTCAGACTCACGTGTAGGACCGGTTGATCAGAATTAACAAAGTGATTAACTTCAGCGccattaaatttgaaacatgaaatatatcacGTTGTGCTGGCATATGTAATGGTATTCTTTCATGTCtttgtaaaatgtaatgtaaaatggTTTTTTGGTATGACGAAATATAGTGTGTCAACTCCTAAGgagtgtttaaactaaaatactaaaagctggaaccctttagCAAATATTTTTGAACCCTTAAGCAATTGTTGATCTTTgttcaaatatcgtctttgaagatcacaattttcattagtgTTCACAATGCAGTTGCATTTAATAACGGCGTTGTTGTTGTGTAATTGGTCGATAGACATTAttacgtgatgttatcaattgATTGTTAATTTGCGTATAACTGGCACAAGAAATGGCTTACATTAGCACAATTAAAGGTCACATGGTACACAaagaatttaattaaaattatactGAATTTATGTGTATGTCAGTCACGTGATAAACATTTTAGCATTCGCGTAAAAGTATAAACACTATTCGCTTACACACAAAGTACGTCATAGGAACATACCTTAAATTTTACACAACTAAAGCCTAATCAACTAGTTAGGGTAGTTAGGGGTTAACatcttttttctcaaaaaaaccCAAGCTATTCATGAATGCATTGTCGTGCAAATGTGACTGTCTTGCAAAATCACTTCAATATATTGCTGTTGTTTAAATATGGATTTGatataatgaattataaataataataattgaaattaattttaaattaatttcaattattgttatttataataatatgttcCATATTTTCACAGATCAATtccatttatttacaataatgttattatcggataacttgtaataaaaaaatgaatacaaattgtaCGAGCAACATGCATACATACACACTAGGGATAAAACGATGATCGAGTATTGTCGAAAGTCGATTATTTGTGTCCGAGGTCGGCGATAAtcgatttcattatttcataatcAATTATCGCTAATGTACGACAAGGGGAGTTACCGtgttgtgtatgtactgattttctttaaaacgggAAACGGTACGGACTTATACGGGGTTATACGGCAATTTATTCTCAATTAATTTAGAATTAAGTTATCTCctataaacattttactaaattatcaattgttatctggaatgtataacaaaacaacacataaaacataattgattgtaatatgttttttttttatttaaagccgtgtatgtacaaaccaatatagttttggatatatttgtaatatattcacttgTTCCGTTTCAATTATATAATCGATGATTGATCGAAATGGCTCGTCCGATTATTTttgatgatcgattatgactttGGTCCGATTTTCAATCCCTAATACACACTGAGTGTTGATGAAATGCTTTTTGTGTTGTCGTAAGCAATGTTTGGGTAAAATTAACGCAAATTTTCATGACATATTGTATTGTGTTCAACGTATAAATTCACGCACAGTCTGATGACAATCTGTTTGTTccagtttgtttatttgagtttatcaaggtctgcccgcgcccattggctgcattatggcttgaccccgccgtgacgccatcacgacttaaattgtgtttaaatgccataagtgacaaaagtcatgagatagaagtgaaagcaattcgcagtcaaatccagacattggaagacttgaagaaacagagtgagatacaagagatgcggttgcgataccctagctctttgcgaagagacctcttggttctttaacgtgctcggtgtaaagcaccgatacacgggatacaactttcctgggttgaaccagtactgagtacaccacttttccaagcactacccttttaAATGCCTCTGTTTGTTCCAGGCGACATTCAGTTTTTATATCGAAAGCAATGTTTGTGTGAAACTAGCAACATTACAAATCCAGATGACGTTTATTGTACCATGTACTGACGtaagcatttattttgtaaaagtcTTCACAACTTCTTTTGACGTGCTTCTTGTGTACCATGTGACCTAAAATTGTGCCTATGTTCCGATATGTTTACGTTAGCTTTGTTTGATTGTAAAATTTCGCCCTAATTCTCAAGACGTATTTTTGTGTAGCCAATGACTGACATTTGCATTTCAagtgtatttttattgcaaGTTCTTCGACGAACTTTTTGTGCACCGCGTTACCTCCAATTGTGTTTATGTTAGTAATGTTTGCGTACCTAAGTTTACGTAAATGCTAAATGGCGTTCTTTATAGTATCATATTACCTACAGTTGTGTTGATATAACTAAGCaatatttgtctttaatttaacttaaattctTATGCAGTTTCTTTTTGTGTAACTCGTGACTGACGTaagcatgttttgtttataatgttacTCAAATCTCTGATGTACTTTCTTGTGTAACGCGTGACTGgcgttattaatttattgtctTTAATTTTCTTCCATTGCGATGACGTAATTTTTAACCATATGAGCTCTAATTAACCAGCCGTTAGTACATTTTGTATCCCATGACTAAATTGTTCTGACGTAAGAAATGGTTTAAACAATTATGACGAAGAAGTTTTTGGTTTACCAGGTACCAGTCTTAAGTACGTCATCAAAATTGGATTGAGATTTTACACAATTATTGCCTAACTCAGCACAAATGGAGGTAAGGTGTGAgtactttttttctgaattCACCTTATACTTTACACAAACATTACTTACGGTGGAGCAATGAAACGCCACGTGATAGAACACATGTACGTCATCAGAATATGCACACAATTATGCTTAAGAAATGCCAGGCGCGTAGCTGGATCAAAATCAATGTGGACGCCCATTGAGGCGGCGAAGCCGCCGAAGTGCTAGGGGGGTctgggggcatgccccccccgGAATTTTTTGAAACTGTTGAATGTAAATGGTGACATCTGACGCATTTTGGAAACGTATTATTGCCttaaaatactgaaacaaaTTTCTCTTTTCAcatctgatttatttatttgtgaacaCATTCATTAAACAAAGTCAAGCCTTCGGCTTTTGCTTCCAGCGAATTTAGACACTACCtggtcaatgtcaatgttaacaTCCCGATATACGTGCATCAGGGCAAGTCCTGTCATGCGCTCTGTCCGCATCGTCGACCTCAGGTAGGTTTTCACCCTGCGCATAACGCTAAAGCTCCGTTCTGCAGTAGCAGATGATGCCGGCATGGTCAGAAGAATGGTGAGTACTGTATAAACTCCCTTGTAAAGATCCGGATTGGTTGATGCTACAGTTTCACCCAATGTGCTTGGTTTGTCATTTTCATCCATCAATTGCCATCTAGCCTTCCACCGCCTAACCTCGTTATGGAATGACTGGTTTCCCTGAGGTAGGTCCACCGAATACCCCGCAAAAATGAGATCCACCATTCCGTCTGTGCAAAGGTTCAACTTGGATGGAATCAAGTACTGTGCACGGAATCTTTCCTCGGCCACAATCAATCTGTCGCTAAGTTCTTGACACAAATGGTCCAAGAAAGGGAAGTAGAGAGCTCGCTGCCAATACTGTTGTGGATCATTGGCCGGTGGGTTTGCCCGGTTTCGTTGGCGTTGAGCAAGACGGGGCATTGAAGGTTCAATCTCAAATTCTGCTGCAATATCTTTAGCGCTCTGAAACAATGCTTCCCAGACATTAGGGTCTGCCCTTTCGTTTTGAAACTGGCGGATGAGGGTTTGACTTTCTCGCGTTGCCTCAAGCAAATCGCAGTCGACTGCCTGAAGAAGATAAGACAACGGAACTGTACTTTGCATAACGTGCTCAGCAACGACCAGTCCGATTATGAAGTCAAACTTCATGATCGACGCCAAGTGTTGGCCTGCCTTGTCATCGCCATCCTCCTGTAGCTGTTCAAGGGCATGAACAACAACGCTGTATGCTGACTTGAACGTTGAGAGGGCATCGGCTCGGCTAGTCCACCTAGTTTCACACAGAGTTCTCAGTTTGGTGCGTTTCTTCAGCTTTTCCTGTGCGTCTTGGTCAGCAGCAAGTTCATCAACAAAGAAGTTTAGTCTTTTGGCCGAATAATCAAATGCAAACCCTACCTCTTGCACAGTTGTCATCACTGACCTTATGCATGGGTCCTTGCTGCTATGCATAACTGCTAGGTTGAGGCAGTGGGCTCTACAGTGTACATACAGCGCAGACGGCACCCGTTGACGAATTCGTGCCTGTACGCCCCTGTGCTTTCCAGACATATTTGCGGCACCATCATAAGCCTGAGACCGCATCTTATCTACTTCGATTCCATGATTTTCAAGAGAGGTCAAGAGTAGTTCTGCAAGTACCTCGCCAGTTGTTCTACTTGCTTGAACAAATCCAAGAAAATCTTCACGGACTCTAAATTGCTGGGAACCGCTTCCACGTTGGACAAATCGCAGACACACGGACACCTGTTCTTTTGTTGACTTGTCGGTCGACTCATCGGCTATAAGAGCGAAACAGACTGCATCATTGCATGCCTGCACAATTTCGATCTGTATCTGCTCAGCACACAAACAGATCAGTTCATTCTGTATGTCGGGCGATGTGTATGTTGCCCTACGATTTTCTGGAACATTTAGATGCTGTGCTAGGATAGGGTCATCTGCTGCCTTTGAATGCAGTATGGCTAAAAAATTGCTTCGTTCTTCTGTATTACCTCTGATAGCGATATTTTGCTTACCACAAAGGACGATTACTTCTATAATTTTCCTGAGAATATGGCGGTTCTGCTCCACTAGGCGTCTGTGACTGTCCGATACAGAACTTGTGATGGGTTCCATCTTACCTGATTGTATATCAAGAAAATGTTCCGCCATAGCTGTAACATTGTGATGGTTTGACTCTGCTAATTCGTGCCTCTTGACGTACTTGGCTAGGTTGGACCAATCCTTCACTGGTGTACTGATGAAAGTTTTCTCCTTCGCATCTTTCCGTCCAAATACGAAACAGGGGGCGCAGAATAAGGCATCTGTAGAAATCGAGTATCTGAGCCAGGGGTGGTCTGTCAACCAGCTTGATGACAGCTTTCTCGTTTTCCCATGGATGCTTCtacaaaagagaaaacaaaagaTGTATTAGTTGACCTGGTTCTGACTTCTATCAAGGAACAGTTTTCACCAAGAAGTGTCCggtaaattgtattataaatttacCAAAGCTCTTTTTTGATGCAACTACCATAacctataaatgtttaaaatataatgcaacTAGGGTCTACACTATTTTGTTTACCTAACCCTGTACCTGCTATTCGCGACTATTCATGCTTACTCAAACAGCTTGAatccagaccagacgccgagtatcTCATCTGGatccaagttttttttaatactagAAAAAGGGTATaccaaatttgaagaaaatcggacgatatttaaaattgaagtaGACGATATTtttagcagacgacaatttTCGTAGCCGCCCGGCTAAGGGTAAAAAGCATGACtaaacatatatgttacatACTTAACTAATATCGACGACGTGATCGAGATTTAAAGGTCTGTCAGACTGGGGgcgtattcataaagcttcttAGGAAAATCTCAAATTAGAGTGATAAATTCAAAGGCAG
Proteins encoded in this region:
- the LOC128230632 gene encoding zinc finger MYM-type protein 1-like, with product MFKRMFETATATACPEATGTAPSEHANSMDLDLSATESDSTKPGQAQPVKSTHSGPSYPDIATAASGELEAKWKWSILKDTWTDCHMFNFPSRSIHGKTRKLSSSWLTDHPWLRYSISTDALFCAPCFVFGRKDAKEKTFISTPVKDWSNLAKYVKRHELAESNHHNVTAMAEHFLDIQSGKMEPITSSVSDSHRRLVEQNRHILRKIIEVIVLCGKQNIAIRGNTEERSNFLAILHSKAADDPILAQHLNVPENRRATYTSPDIQNELICLCAEQIQIEIVQACNDAVCFALIADESTDKSTKEQVSVCLRFVQRGSGSQQFRVREDFLGFVQASRTTGEVLAELLLTSLENHGIEVDKMRSQAYDGAANMSGKHRGVQARIRQRVPSALYVHCRAHCLNLAVMHSSKDPCIRSVMTTVQEVGFAFDYSAKRLNFFVDELAADQDAQEKLKKRTKLRTLCETRWTSRADALSTFKSAYSVVVHALEQLQEDGDDKAGQHLASIMKFDFIIGLVVAEHVMQSTVPLSYLLQAVDCDLLEATRESQTLIRQFQNERADPNVWEALFQSAKDIAAEFEIEPSMPRLAQRQRNRANPPANDPQQYWQRALYFPFLDHLCQELSDRLIVAEERFRAQYLIPSKLNLCTDGMVDLIFAGYSVDLPQGNQSFHNEVRRWKARWQLMDENDKPSTLGETVASTNPDLYKGVYTVLTILLTMPASSATAERSFSVMRRVKTYLRSTMRTERMTGLALMHVYRDVNIDIDQVVSKFAGSKSRRLDFV